The Novipirellula artificiosorum genomic sequence TCGAAAACCCAAAGGGCGAACGGTTTAGTGATGGCGGACGCTATGTGCGTTACTATGTCCCGCTCGAAAAACTTCGCAAATCCACTGAAAGCTGACCTTGGGGATGGCAAGCCGTATGAAAATCTTAGTCTTGACCGGCGCGGGGATCTCGGCCGAATCGGGCGTGCCAACGTTTCGGGATGCCAGTGGATTGTGGGAAGGCCACCGCTTCGAAGAGGTCGCGACACCCGAAGCATTCGTTTCCAATCCAGCGCTGGTACACGACTTCTACAACCAGCGACGTCGAAGTTTGCAGAGTCCCTCGATCCAACCCAACGCTGCGCATCTTGCCTTAGCCAAGTTGGAACGAGAACACGATGACGATTTCCTGCTCGTCACACAAAACATCGACAACTTGCATCAACGCGCCGGCAGCCAGAACCTCATCGCCATGCACGGCGAACTCCTGAAAGTTCGCTGCCTCGATACCGACGAACGGTTTGATTGGACCGGCGATCTTGATGTCTCGACGCCCCACCCCAAACGCTCCGCTGCATTCGGTCGCCTTCGTCCCCATGTTGTGTGGTTTGGAGAAATGCCTCTCGGACTCGAGCAAATCGAAGCAGCCGCAAGCCAGGCCGATCTGTTCTTGTCGATTGGCACCTCCGCGGTCGTCTACCCGGCTGCGGCAATCGTGCAGTGGACCCGTCCAAACTGCCGACGGGTGGAAATCAACCTCGAGGCCACACCCAGCTCGGGTGCGTTTGATCAATCGATTCGC encodes the following:
- a CDS encoding NAD-dependent deacylase, with the translated sequence MKILVLTGAGISAESGVPTFRDASGLWEGHRFEEVATPEAFVSNPALVHDFYNQRRRSLQSPSIQPNAAHLALAKLEREHDDDFLLVTQNIDNLHQRAGSQNLIAMHGELLKVRCLDTDERFDWTGDLDVSTPHPKRSAAFGRLRPHVVWFGEMPLGLEQIEAAASQADLFLSIGTSAVVYPAAAIVQWTRPNCRRVEINLEATPSSGAFDQSIRGKATVEVPAFLATLG